In one Myxocyprinus asiaticus isolate MX2 ecotype Aquarium Trade chromosome 1, UBuf_Myxa_2, whole genome shotgun sequence genomic region, the following are encoded:
- the LOC127448832 gene encoding ceramide synthase 2-like isoform X6, with the protein MMGVINEWLWWDRLWLPGNLTWADLKDTDDFVYARISHLYIIVPYALVFLLVRYLFERLIATPFAAYLGVIEKTRHKVEHSAILENFFITKSKNPGQADIDGLSKKCSWSSRQVERWFRRRRNQDRPGVLKKFREASWRLLFYLGTFIGGIIVLYDKPWFYNLREVWNGYPKQSLLESQYWYYIVEMSFYLSLVLRITFDVKRKDFREQIIHHWATLTLLAFSWCGNYIRVGTLVMLIHDASDILLEAAKLFNYAKWERTCNGIFVVFAAVFILTRLIIFPFWIIHCTWVYPPDYYPPFFGYYFFNLMLVILLMLHVFWAYLILRMVKMFLFGSLKKDERSDNEEEEEEETSLTEDTDGHAKVTNGCGGGGGANHH; encoded by the exons ATGATGGGAGTGATAAATGAGTGGCTGTGGTGGGACCGCCTTTGGCTGCCGGGCAACCTCACATGGGCAGATCTCAAAGACACAGATGACTTTGTCTATGCCAGAATATCACACCTCTATATCATTGTGCCATACGCGTTAGTCTTCCTCTTAGTCAGATACCTGTTTGAAAG GTTAATAGCTACACCGTTTGCTGCCTACCTTGGGGTTATAGAGAAGACAAGACACAAAGTGGAGCACAGTGCTATCCTTGAAAATTTCTTCATTACAAAGTCAAAAAACCCAGGACAG GCAGATATAGATGGCCTATCTAAAAAATGCAGCTGGTCAAGCAGACAAGTGGAGCGCTGGTTCAGGCGAAGACGGAACCAGGACCGGCCTGGAGTTTTGAAAAAATTCAGAGAGGCCAG TTGGCGACTGCTGTTCTATCTAGGGACGTTCATTGGTGGCATTATAGTCCTATATGAT AAACCCTGGTTTTATAATTTGCGTGAAGTGTGGAATGGCTATCCCAAACAG tcCTTGCTAGAGTCTCAGTATTGGTATTATATTGTGGAGATGAGCTTCTATTTGTCGCTAGTGCTCAGGATCACGTTTGATGTCAAACGAAAG GACTTCAGAGAGCAGATTATCCACCATTGGGCCACACTGACCCTCTTAGCTTTCTCGTGGTGTGGGAATTACATTCGGGTCGGGACCCTGGTCATGCTCATTCATGATGCCTCTGACATCCTTTTGGAg GCTGCCAAGCTCTTCAACTATGCCAAGTGGGAAAGAACATGCAATGGCATCTTTGTGGTATTTGCTGCAGTCTTCATATTGACGAGACTCATAATCTTTCCATTTTG GATTATTCACTGTACATGGGTCTATCCACCTGACTATTACCCTCCATTCTTTGGATATTACTTTTTTAACTTAATGCTCGTCATCCTGTTGATGCTCCACGTGTTCTGGGCATATCTGATTCTACGGATGGTGAAGATGTTTCTCTTTGGAAGT TTAAAAAAAGATGAGAGAAGTGACaatgaagaagaggaggaggaagaaaccAGTTTGACAGAGGACACTGATGGACATGCAAAAGTGACCAATGgctgtggaggaggaggaggggctAATCATCATTGA